TTTGTTGTAGTATGAAGCATCGGTTCAGAAAGGTTTATCAGCAAAAAACAGATTCAAACCACTGGACCGTGCCGTGGCACTTCAAAAATCCTATTCTAAGTTTAAATAAAACTATCCCAACAATACACTTTCTAGTATAATAACGACTTGTAAGCAGTACTAAAACTGTCTTATTGTTCTTTTATCTAAACTTATTAATTATAAAACATTTAAGTTATATTATAAGAAGGTAGTATTTCATGACGGAAAAACTAAAATTAGAAACAACTATTGCAAAAGGGTTTTTAAGGGGAATAAAAATAGGAACCCCGTTGGCGCTGACTTATATCCCCGGAGCGGTTGCTTTTGGCATTTTGGCTAAGACAGCAGGGCTAACTCTGTGGGAATGCGTATTCATGTCTTTTATTGTGTTCGCTGGGGCTAGCCAATTTGTGGCAGTAAACCTTATTACTCTTGGTACTCCTGTGGCAGAAATACTTGTCGCAGTCGGAGTACTGAATATGAGGCATCTCCTCATGTCTTCTTCTATGTCCAAGAGAATTCCTTTGAATACACGCTTTTTGGAAAAGTTTTGGATTTTTTTTGAAATGACAGACGAGTCGTTCACTTTAGCATCACTGCAAAAAGAAGATTATCTCTCTCCCAAATTTCTGATAGGACTTAATTTCCCTTTACATTTAACGTGGGTTCTTGGTACTTTTTTGGGATGGGTCGGAGGTTCCGCTTTGCCGGACAGTTTGCAAGAAAGCATGGGGATAGCGATATATGCTATTTTTATTGGTCTTCTGGTACCATCAGTGAGAGATAACGTAAAAGCCCTTACTGTCACCGTTATAGCCATGTCGTTGAGCACCTACATAAAGTTGGTCCCATGTCTGGCTGAGAGAATTAATAAAGGCTTATCCATAATGATAACTGCGGGAATTGCCGCTCTATTT
The window above is part of the Synergistaceae bacterium genome. Proteins encoded here:
- a CDS encoding AzlC family ABC transporter permease; the protein is MTEKLKLETTIAKGFLRGIKIGTPLALTYIPGAVAFGILAKTAGLTLWECVFMSFIVFAGASQFVAVNLITLGTPVAEILVAVGVLNMRHLLMSSSMSKRIPLNTRFLEKFWIFFEMTDESFTLASLQKEDYLSPKFLIGLNFPLHLTWVLGTFLGWVGGSALPDSLQESMGIAIYAIFIGLLVPSVRDNVKALTVTVIAMSLSTYIKLVPCLAERINKGLSIMITAGIAALFGAIVFSKKKNKDEVLS